The following proteins are co-located in the Bosea sp. AS-1 genome:
- the nuoN gene encoding NADH-quinone oxidoreductase subunit NuoN, whose amino-acid sequence MALPALGPALPEIILAIGAIAMVLFGAIQRERAARVLEGVALILLVVALVLVLSGEGKLTTFNGGFVADGFARFMKVLTLIGAGAAILLASAPLRRDGVMRFEFPVLVVLAAIGMMMMISANDLIGLYVGIELQSLALYVVAAFDRDNAKSTEAGLKYFILGTLSSGMLLYGASLVYGFTGTVSFSGIAAATQGGHAGLGLIFGIVFIASGIVFKISAVPFHMWTPDVYEGAPTPVAAFFASAPKMAAMAMVVRIFIGAFPGAIHDWRQIIVFISIASMALGAFAAIGQRNIKRLLAYSSIANMGFALVGLAAGTPDGVQGVMTYMAVYLATTLGAFACVLMMRRDGKLVEDISELAGLSRTNPWMAFAYSMMMFSLAGIPPLAGFWAKFYVFLAAIDAKLYVLAVVGVLTSVIGAYYYLRIVKLIYFDDPKPAFEGGDFGVRTVLFVSALFVLALSLVPAPLFNSAAAAAKSLF is encoded by the coding sequence ATGGCTCTGCCCGCTCTCGGCCCGGCCCTGCCGGAAATCATCCTGGCCATCGGCGCCATTGCGATGGTGCTGTTCGGCGCCATCCAGCGCGAGCGCGCCGCCCGCGTACTCGAAGGCGTGGCGCTGATCCTGCTGGTCGTGGCGCTCGTGCTCGTCCTCTCGGGCGAGGGCAAGCTCACCACCTTCAATGGTGGCTTCGTCGCCGACGGCTTCGCCCGCTTCATGAAGGTGCTGACGCTGATCGGTGCCGGCGCGGCGATCCTGCTCGCTTCCGCCCCGCTGCGCCGCGACGGTGTGATGCGCTTCGAGTTCCCGGTCCTCGTCGTTCTGGCCGCCATCGGCATGATGATGATGATCTCGGCCAACGACCTGATCGGCCTCTATGTCGGCATCGAGCTGCAGTCGCTCGCGCTCTATGTCGTCGCCGCCTTCGACCGCGACAACGCGAAGTCGACGGAAGCCGGCCTGAAGTATTTCATCCTGGGCACGCTCTCCTCCGGCATGCTGCTTTACGGCGCCTCGCTGGTCTACGGCTTCACCGGCACCGTCAGCTTCTCCGGCATCGCCGCGGCGACGCAGGGCGGCCATGCCGGGCTCGGCCTGATCTTCGGCATCGTCTTCATCGCCTCGGGCATCGTGTTCAAGATCTCGGCGGTGCCGTTCCACATGTGGACGCCGGACGTCTACGAGGGCGCTCCCACGCCGGTTGCCGCCTTCTTCGCATCGGCCCCGAAGATGGCTGCCATGGCGATGGTGGTGCGCATCTTCATCGGTGCCTTCCCGGGTGCGATCCACGACTGGCGCCAGATCATTGTCTTCATCTCGATCGCCTCGATGGCCCTCGGCGCCTTCGCCGCGATCGGCCAGCGCAACATCAAGCGACTGCTCGCCTATTCCTCGATCGCCAATATGGGCTTCGCGCTGGTCGGCCTCGCGGCCGGCACGCCCGACGGCGTGCAGGGTGTGATGACCTATATGGCGGTCTATCTCGCCACGACGCTCGGCGCCTTCGCCTGCGTCCTGATGATGCGCCGCGACGGCAAGCTGGTCGAGGACATCTCCGAGCTCGCCGGCCTTTCCCGGACCAATCCGTGGATGGCCTTCGCCTATTCGATGATGATGTTCTCGCTCGCCGGCATCCCGCCGCTGGCTGGTTTCTGGGCGAAGTTCTACGTCTTTCTCGCTGCGATCGACGCCAAGCTCTACGTGCTCGCCGTCGTCGGCGTGCTGACCAGCGTGATCGGCGCCTATTACTACCTGCGCATCGTCAAGCTGATCTATTTCGACGATCCGAAGCCCGCCTTCGAGGGGGGCGACTTCGGCGTGCGCACGGTGCTGTTCGTCTCTGCGCTGTTCGTGCTGGCGCTTTCGCTCGTGCCGGCGCCGCTATTCAACTCGGCCGCAGCGGCCGCCAAGTCGCTGTTCTGA
- a CDS encoding biotin--[acetyl-CoA-carboxylase] ligase: MLGEAARAAGYRLIIRDEVASTMEEARRALDQGEPGKLWIVARSQNAGRGRHGRQWGSPAGNLYASLLLTDPCEPALAPQLGFVAGLALHDAAAKLLGPAAAKLKLKWPNDLLLGGAKMSGLLLEGESRAGRLNVILGCGVNIASCPSDTPYPATYLKALAPEASVEALLTALSDAWAKRFAIWSEPGGFGPIRAAWLERAAFLGETITIRLPEGPLQGRFAGLDPTGRLELEAETGRRLIDAGDLFFGTLG; encoded by the coding sequence GTGCTCGGTGAAGCCGCCCGCGCAGCGGGCTATCGGCTGATCATCCGCGACGAGGTCGCCTCCACCATGGAGGAGGCCCGTCGTGCACTCGATCAGGGCGAGCCGGGCAAGCTCTGGATCGTCGCACGCAGCCAGAATGCCGGCCGTGGCCGTCACGGTCGGCAATGGGGCTCACCTGCGGGCAATCTCTACGCCAGCCTGCTCCTGACCGACCCCTGCGAGCCGGCGCTGGCGCCGCAACTCGGCTTCGTCGCCGGGCTTGCCTTGCACGACGCCGCGGCGAAGCTGCTTGGTCCCGCCGCCGCTAAACTCAAGCTGAAATGGCCGAACGACCTGCTGCTCGGCGGTGCGAAGATGTCGGGACTGCTGCTTGAAGGCGAGAGCCGGGCAGGGCGGCTCAACGTGATCCTGGGCTGCGGCGTCAACATCGCCTCCTGCCCCTCCGATACGCCCTACCCGGCGACCTATCTCAAGGCGCTTGCACCGGAAGCGAGCGTCGAGGCGCTGCTCACCGCCCTCAGCGACGCCTGGGCCAAGCGCTTCGCGATCTGGTCGGAGCCCGGCGGCTTCGGGCCGATCCGCGCCGCCTGGCTCGAGCGCGCCGCCTTCCTCGGAGAGACGATCACGATCCGTCTGCCGGAGGGGCCGCTGCAGGGCCGTTTCGCCGGGCTCGACCCGACCGGGCGGCTGGAGCTCGAAGCCGAAACCGGCCGGCGTCTCATCGATGCGGGCGATCTGTTTTTCGGTACGCTGGGCTAG
- a CDS encoding ribonuclease J yields MTRSSDQLVFVPLGGLGEIGMNAALYGFGLEGRRKWILVDCGLSFAGPEAPGVDIVLPDLRYIIEERANLLGIVITHAHEDHIGALAALWPSLRAPVYCTPFAAGLLATRRLSEPGAPKVEINVVPQGGRITLGPFDIEFVPVAHSIPESNALAIRTPAGLVIHTGDWKIDPTPRVGLPTDEKRLRELGEEGVLALICDSTNVMREGISPSEADVAAKLKELVQSAPGRVAVTTFASNVARLRAVAEAAMANERDVVVVGRAMERVIDVARECGYLDGIPAFRPVDAYGYLPRDKVVALLTGSQGEPRAALSRIAADDHPEIALSPGDRVIFSSRTIPGNEKSVGNILNALARDNIEIITDRTHLVHVSGHPRREELARLYGWLKPQIAIPAHGEDLHLAEHESFARSLGVKHVLRAGNGDVVAISAAGASKVDEAPHGRLYQDGSLLVNSLEKTIQERRRLSFAGMVSVAVAVDEKGGIAGEPEIAILGLPPRTQDGTDFDEFVADTVGELLDGIPKARRRDPEALRNALERGVRSAVNEEWGKKPLVHALVIEV; encoded by the coding sequence GTGACCCGTTCCAGCGACCAGCTCGTTTTCGTTCCCCTCGGCGGCCTCGGAGAGATCGGCATGAACGCCGCTCTCTACGGCTTCGGGCTCGAGGGCCGGCGAAAATGGATCCTGGTCGATTGCGGCCTCTCCTTCGCCGGGCCTGAGGCGCCGGGTGTCGATATCGTCCTGCCCGACCTGCGCTATATCATCGAGGAGCGGGCAAACCTCCTCGGCATCGTCATCACCCACGCCCATGAGGACCATATCGGCGCGCTCGCCGCGCTCTGGCCGAGCCTGCGCGCGCCGGTCTACTGCACGCCTTTCGCCGCCGGCCTGCTTGCGACGCGCCGCCTGTCGGAACCCGGCGCGCCCAAAGTCGAGATCAACGTGGTGCCGCAGGGCGGGCGCATCACGCTCGGTCCTTTCGACATCGAGTTCGTGCCGGTGGCGCACTCCATCCCCGAGTCGAATGCGCTCGCCATCCGCACGCCGGCGGGCCTCGTCATCCATACGGGCGACTGGAAGATCGATCCGACCCCGCGCGTCGGCCTGCCGACCGATGAGAAGCGCCTGCGCGAGCTTGGCGAAGAGGGCGTGCTTGCCCTGATCTGCGACTCCACCAATGTGATGCGTGAAGGCATCAGCCCGAGCGAGGCCGATGTCGCAGCCAAGTTGAAGGAATTGGTCCAGTCGGCGCCGGGCCGTGTCGCCGTCACAACCTTCGCCTCCAATGTCGCCCGCCTGCGCGCCGTCGCCGAGGCGGCGATGGCGAATGAGCGCGATGTGGTCGTCGTCGGCCGCGCGATGGAGCGCGTCATCGATGTCGCGCGCGAATGCGGCTATCTCGACGGCATCCCGGCCTTTCGCCCGGTTGACGCCTATGGCTACCTGCCGCGCGACAAGGTGGTGGCGCTGTTGACCGGCAGCCAAGGCGAGCCGCGCGCCGCGCTCTCGCGCATCGCCGCCGACGATCATCCCGAGATCGCGCTCTCGCCCGGGGATCGTGTGATCTTCTCGTCGCGTACCATTCCCGGCAATGAGAAGTCGGTCGGGAACATCCTGAACGCGCTCGCCCGCGACAATATCGAGATCATCACCGATCGCACCCATCTCGTGCATGTCTCCGGCCATCCGCGGCGCGAGGAATTGGCCCGGCTCTATGGCTGGCTGAAGCCCCAGATCGCCATTCCCGCCCATGGCGAGGACCTGCATCTGGCCGAGCATGAGAGCTTTGCCCGCAGCCTCGGCGTCAAGCATGTGTTGCGCGCAGGCAATGGCGACGTCGTCGCGATCTCGGCTGCCGGTGCCAGCAAGGTGGACGAGGCGCCGCACGGCCGGCTCTATCAGGACGGCAGCCTGCTGGTGAACTCGCTGGAGAAGACGATCCAGGAGCGTCGGCGGCTCTCCTTCGCTGGCATGGTTTCGGTCGCGGTTGCTGTCGACGAGAAGGGCGGCATCGCCGGCGAGCCGGAAATCGCCATTCTCGGCCTGCCGCCGCGCACACAGGACGGCACGGATTTCGACGAATTCGTCGCCGACACCGTGGGCGAGCTGCTCGACGGCATTCCCAAGGCTCGTCGCCGCGATCCCGAGGCTTTGCGCAACGCACTGGAGCGTGGCGTGCGCAGCGCCGTCAACGAGGAGTGGGGCAAGAAGCCGCTGGTGCATGCGCTGGTGATCGAGGTTTAG
- the mce gene encoding methylmalonyl-CoA epimerase produces MIGRLNHVAIAVKDLAASTALYRDTLGARVSQPQPEPDHGVTVVFVELPNTKIELLEPLGADSPIAKFLERNPDGGIHHICYEVDDILAARDRLKEQGARVLGSGEPRIGAHGKPVLFLHPKDFLGTLVELEQA; encoded by the coding sequence ATGATCGGACGCCTCAACCATGTCGCCATCGCGGTGAAGGATCTCGCGGCCTCGACGGCGCTCTATCGCGATACGCTCGGGGCGCGGGTCTCGCAGCCGCAGCCCGAGCCGGATCACGGCGTCACGGTGGTCTTCGTCGAGCTGCCCAACACCAAGATCGAGTTGCTCGAACCGCTTGGCGCCGACTCCCCGATCGCGAAATTCCTCGAGCGCAATCCGGATGGCGGCATCCACCACATCTGCTACGAGGTCGACGATATCCTGGCCGCCCGCGATCGTCTGAAGGAGCAGGGTGCACGCGTGCTCGGTTCCGGCGAGCCGCGGATCGGCGCGCATGGCAAGCCGGTGCTGTTCCTGCATCCCAAGGATTTCCTCGGCACGCTGGTCGAGCTGGAGCAGGCCTGA
- a CDS encoding RidA family protein, with the protein MSAIAFLDQPEAGSPRPFSAATVAGGLVFVSGHSAPHDPARGIDRGATPAEEVRNALGRIAEILAGAGSSLDRVVQVTMLITDPADYAACNAEYVKHFPGGLPARHTARFGVPTEARVAFSCIALAGAAS; encoded by the coding sequence ATGTCCGCCATCGCTTTCCTCGACCAGCCGGAAGCCGGCTCGCCGCGCCCCTTCAGCGCCGCCACCGTCGCCGGCGGCCTCGTCTTCGTCTCGGGGCATTCCGCACCACATGACCCGGCCCGCGGCATTGATCGCGGCGCGACGCCGGCCGAAGAGGTGCGCAATGCGCTCGGCCGCATCGCCGAGATCCTGGCCGGGGCGGGCAGCTCCCTCGACCGCGTCGTCCAGGTGACGATGCTGATCACCGACCCGGCCGATTATGCCGCCTGCAACGCCGAGTATGTGAAGCACTTTCCAGGTGGCCTGCCAGCACGCCACACCGCACGCTTCGGCGTTCCCACGGAAGCGCGGGTTGCCTTTTCCTGCATCGCGCTGGCTGGAGCGGCGTCATGA
- a CDS encoding DUF1467 family protein, with product MTIASALAVYFIIWWITLFAVLPFGIRSQQESGDVVEGTEPGAPILPGLLKKAAITSVIAAIIFAFVWYLWATYDF from the coding sequence ATGACCATCGCCAGCGCGCTCGCAGTCTATTTCATCATCTGGTGGATCACGCTCTTCGCGGTTCTGCCTTTCGGCATCCGCAGTCAGCAGGAAAGCGGAGACGTGGTCGAGGGCACGGAGCCCGGTGCGCCGATCCTGCCTGGCTTGCTGAAGAAGGCTGCGATCACCTCGGTCATCGCCGCGATCATCTTCGCTTTCGTCTGGTATCTCTGGGCGACTTACGACTTCTGA
- a CDS encoding peptidylprolyl isomerase, producing MLRSSLAAFALLASLGLAQAQTAAPAQKLDPENTVVLTTKDGPVTIRLRPDLAPKHVAQIKALVKRHFYDGIVFHRVIDGFMAQTGDPTGTGTGGSDLPNIPAEFSQTPYKVGSVGMARSQSPNSANSQFFICYEGCGSLTGSYTLFGEVVSGMDAVRKIKKGASGSGQVTNPDKIITMRMQSDAK from the coding sequence ATGCTGCGCAGCTCGCTCGCCGCTTTTGCCCTTCTCGCTTCGCTCGGCCTCGCCCAGGCGCAGACCGCCGCGCCGGCACAGAAGCTCGACCCGGAGAACACCGTCGTGCTGACCACCAAGGACGGCCCGGTGACCATCCGCCTGCGGCCGGACCTCGCGCCGAAGCATGTGGCGCAGATCAAGGCGCTGGTGAAGCGCCATTTCTACGACGGTATCGTCTTCCACCGCGTCATCGACGGGTTCATGGCCCAGACCGGCGACCCGACCGGCACCGGCACCGGCGGCTCGGACCTGCCGAACATCCCGGCCGAGTTCAGCCAGACGCCCTATAAGGTCGGTTCCGTCGGCATGGCGCGCTCGCAGTCGCCGAACTCGGCCAATTCGCAGTTCTTCATCTGCTATGAGGGCTGCGGCTCGCTGACCGGCAGCTACACGCTCTTCGGCGAAGTCGTCTCCGGCATGGACGCCGTGCGCAAGATCAAGAAGGGGGCGTCCGGCAGCGGCCAGGTCACGAACCCGGACAAGATCATCACCATGCGGATGCAGTCGGACGCCAAGTAA
- a CDS encoding peptidylprolyl isomerase yields the protein MSLDPENTIVMETTKGRVVIKLRPDLAPGHVERIKLLAREGFYDGIVFHRVIDGFMAQVGCPHGTGTGGSSYPDLKQEFNAEPHVRGICSMARAQNPNSANSQFFIVFDDARFLDKQYTVWGEVVEGMENVDKIKRGEPVRDPDSIVSMKVMADAA from the coding sequence ATGTCGCTCGATCCGGAAAACACCATTGTCATGGAGACGACCAAGGGCCGCGTGGTCATCAAGCTGCGCCCCGACCTCGCGCCCGGCCATGTCGAGCGCATCAAGCTGCTCGCCCGCGAAGGCTTCTATGATGGCATCGTCTTCCACCGCGTCATCGACGGCTTCATGGCCCAGGTCGGCTGCCCGCACGGCACCGGCACCGGCGGCTCGAGCTACCCAGACCTGAAGCAGGAGTTCAACGCCGAGCCGCATGTGCGTGGCATCTGCTCGATGGCCCGCGCCCAGAACCCGAACTCGGCCAACAGCCAGTTCTTCATCGTGTTCGACGATGCCCGCTTCCTCGACAAGCAGTACACCGTCTGGGGCGAGGTCGTCGAAGGCATGGAGAACGTCGACAAGATCAAGCGCGGCGAGCCGGTGCGCGATCCCGACTCCATCGTCTCGATGAAGGTGATGGCCGACGCGGCCTGA
- a CDS encoding VOC family protein: MKTAQGSAPVMRVARATNDLAPLRRFYRDGLGFEEISGFENHNGFDGVMMGHPTWPYHLEFTVRHGHHVAGAPTPENLLVFYLPDSSDWNGAVARMEAAGFAPVESANPWWSTHGRTFEDADGYRVVLENRAWIR; this comes from the coding sequence ATGAAGACGGCGCAGGGTTCTGCCCCCGTCATGCGGGTGGCGCGAGCGACGAACGATCTCGCGCCACTGCGCCGCTTTTACCGCGATGGCCTGGGCTTCGAGGAAATCTCGGGCTTCGAGAACCATAACGGCTTCGATGGCGTGATGATGGGCCATCCCACATGGCCCTATCATCTCGAATTCACCGTTCGGCACGGCCACCATGTCGCTGGCGCGCCGACGCCCGAGAACCTGCTGGTATTCTATCTACCCGACAGCTCGGACTGGAACGGTGCGGTGGCACGCATGGAGGCGGCGGGTTTCGCGCCCGTCGAATCCGCCAATCCCTGGTGGTCGACCCATGGGCGCACTTTCGAGGATGCCGACGGTTATCGCGTCGTGCTCGAGAACCGGGCCTGGATCCGGTAA
- the queA gene encoding tRNA preQ1(34) S-adenosylmethionine ribosyltransferase-isomerase QueA: protein MNVDLFDFDLPEERIALRPASPRDAARLLVVRPDAPEPLADMGIRDLPALLQPGDALVLNDTRVIPSRLRGRRYRGEDSARVEIMLHKRESEDRWRAFARPAKKLALGETIVFDSEGASNACELGRLQAEVMAKGEGGEVELRFSLTSAYLDEAIARLGELPLPPYIAGKRPADGADATDYQTSYARHEGAVAAPTAGLHFTPELFAALEARGVSRHFVTLHVGAGTFLPVKADDTAEHRMHAEWGTVSAETAAALNAVKARGGRIVAAGTTSLRLLESATDADGTVRPFSGDTAIFITPGYRFRAVDVLMTNFHLPRSTLFMLVSAFCGLDVMKRAYAHAIAEQYRFYSYGDGSLLFRAG, encoded by the coding sequence ATGAATGTCGACCTGTTCGATTTCGATCTGCCCGAGGAACGGATTGCGCTGAGGCCGGCAAGCCCGCGCGATGCGGCGCGGCTGCTCGTCGTGCGTCCGGATGCGCCCGAGCCCCTGGCGGATATGGGAATCCGCGACCTGCCTGCGCTGTTGCAGCCGGGCGATGCACTTGTCCTCAACGATACGCGCGTCATTCCCTCACGCCTGCGCGGCCGGCGTTATCGCGGCGAGGATTCGGCCCGGGTCGAGATCATGCTGCACAAGCGCGAGAGCGAGGATCGCTGGCGCGCTTTCGCCCGTCCGGCCAAGAAGCTCGCGCTGGGCGAGACAATCGTCTTCGATTCCGAGGGAGCGAGCAATGCCTGCGAGCTCGGCCGCCTCCAGGCCGAAGTCATGGCCAAGGGTGAAGGCGGCGAGGTGGAACTGCGCTTCAGCCTGACCAGCGCCTATCTCGACGAGGCCATCGCGCGGCTCGGCGAATTACCGCTGCCGCCCTATATTGCCGGCAAGCGACCGGCCGATGGCGCCGACGCCACCGACTATCAGACCTCCTATGCTCGCCACGAGGGCGCCGTCGCGGCCCCGACGGCGGGGCTGCACTTTACGCCCGAGCTGTTCGCGGCGCTGGAAGCGCGTGGCGTCTCGCGCCATTTCGTCACGCTGCATGTCGGCGCCGGCACTTTCCTTCCGGTCAAGGCGGACGACACCGCCGAACATCGCATGCATGCCGAATGGGGCACCGTCTCGGCCGAGACCGCCGCCGCGCTCAACGCCGTGAAGGCGAGGGGCGGACGCATCGTCGCCGCCGGTACGACCTCACTGCGGCTTCTGGAGAGTGCGACCGACGCCGACGGGACCGTTCGGCCCTTCTCGGGCGACACGGCGATCTTCATCACGCCGGGCTATCGCTTCCGCGCCGTCGACGTGCTGATGACCAATTTCCACCTGCCACGTTCGACGCTGTTCATGCTCGTCTCCGCCTTCTGCGGACTCGACGTGATGAAACGGGCCTATGCCCATGCGATCGCTGAGCAATATCGCTTCTACAGCTATGGCGACGGCAGCCTGCTTTTCAGGGCAGGCTGA
- a CDS encoding purine nucleoside permease, producing MFQNLTRRYGRTALALAALAAGAMALMSPANAAEPIKVKVFVAAMFEIGENTGDRAGEFQHWYERYWTKSQPHTVKGALKPIYCNDDGVCGSVLGMGKVNSSSSMQAILLDPAYDFSQAYFILSGVAGTPPSRGTIGDVSWGSWLVDYDLGHRWAPEEGKPGEPVFMPRKGYESYRVFQLNPALVGWAVRLSQGTNLQDSDSARQYRMRYPEKRAQAAPAVMTGTHVTGDTFFHGPGLSKEAQFIAKLYGADDYVITEMEAAAITLVIKRRFGTDRILSLRGAVNFDQGNPNETTLQHLDPAPGQTAGGFAETVANIEAAGSRVVDHIVTDWPEWQKGVPPLPAK from the coding sequence ATGTTTCAGAACCTCACCCGACGCTATGGGCGCACCGCCCTCGCACTTGCCGCCCTCGCCGCTGGCGCCATGGCCTTGATGTCGCCAGCCAACGCGGCCGAGCCGATCAAGGTCAAGGTCTTCGTCGCCGCGATGTTCGAGATCGGCGAGAACACGGGCGACCGCGCCGGCGAGTTCCAGCACTGGTACGAGCGCTACTGGACGAAAAGCCAGCCTCACACGGTCAAAGGCGCGTTGAAGCCGATCTATTGCAACGATGATGGCGTCTGCGGCTCCGTGCTCGGCATGGGCAAGGTCAACTCCTCATCCTCGATGCAGGCGATCCTGCTCGATCCGGCCTATGACTTTTCGCAAGCCTACTTCATCCTGAGCGGTGTCGCCGGCACGCCGCCCTCTCGCGGCACCATCGGCGATGTTTCCTGGGGAAGCTGGCTCGTCGACTATGACCTCGGCCATCGCTGGGCGCCGGAGGAAGGCAAGCCGGGCGAGCCGGTCTTCATGCCGCGCAAGGGCTATGAGAGCTATCGCGTCTTCCAGCTCAATCCGGCTCTGGTCGGCTGGGCTGTGCGGCTGAGCCAGGGAACCAACCTGCAGGATTCCGATTCGGCCCGCCAGTACCGCATGCGCTATCCGGAGAAGCGGGCGCAGGCCGCTCCCGCCGTGATGACCGGCACGCATGTGACCGGCGACACCTTCTTCCACGGTCCCGGTCTGTCGAAGGAGGCGCAATTCATCGCCAAGCTCTACGGCGCCGACGACTACGTCATCACGGAGATGGAGGCTGCGGCGATCACGCTGGTGATCAAGCGCCGGTTCGGCACCGATCGCATCCTGAGCCTGCGTGGCGCGGTCAATTTCGACCAGGGCAACCCGAACGAGACGACACTGCAGCATCTCGACCCGGCGCCGGGCCAGACCGCCGGCGGCTTCGCCGAGACGGTCGCCAATATCGAGGCCGCCGGCTCGCGCGTCGTCGATCACATCGTGACCGACTGGCCGGAATGGCAGAAGGGCGTGCCGCCACTGCCCGCCAAGTAG
- a CDS encoding tetratricopeptide repeat protein yields the protein MADIFREIDEEVRRDKAAELWKKYGWVLTALAVLAVVGVAGWQFWQHQRNQAAAAVGARLEAALKSSRDGDSGQAETILKELAANAPAGYREIARFRLAGETAKGDAAAGATAFDALANDASLDQTYRDLARLRAGILRVDLVPYAEIKQALEPLAAPAGAWRHSAREFLGISALKNNLFDDAGRWFDAIVTDPATPQAERQRADLYLALVRGGPVTVQN from the coding sequence ATGGCCGATATTTTTCGCGAGATCGATGAAGAGGTCCGCCGGGACAAGGCGGCGGAGCTCTGGAAGAAATATGGCTGGGTCCTCACGGCTCTGGCCGTGCTCGCCGTCGTCGGCGTGGCAGGCTGGCAGTTCTGGCAGCACCAGCGGAACCAGGCCGCAGCGGCCGTCGGTGCGCGCCTCGAGGCCGCGCTGAAATCCTCGCGCGACGGCGACAGCGGCCAGGCCGAAACGATCCTGAAGGAGCTCGCCGCAAATGCGCCGGCGGGCTATCGCGAGATCGCGCGCTTCCGCCTCGCCGGGGAAACCGCCAAAGGCGACGCCGCCGCTGGCGCGACCGCCTTCGATGCGCTCGCCAACGATGCTTCTCTCGACCAGACCTATCGCGATCTCGCCCGTCTGCGGGCCGGCATCCTGCGTGTCGACCTCGTGCCCTATGCCGAGATCAAGCAGGCGCTGGAGCCCCTCGCGGCACCGGCGGGCGCCTGGCGCCATTCGGCTCGCGAGTTCCTGGGCATCTCGGCGTTGAAGAACAATCTGTTCGACGATGCCGGCCGCTGGTTCGACGCCATCGTCACCGATCCGGCGACACCGCAGGCCGAGCGCCAGCGGGCCGATCTCTACCTCGCGCTGGTCCGCGGCGGGCCGGTGACGGTACAGAACTGA
- a CDS encoding FAD-dependent oxidoreductase produces the protein MKVAVVGAGIAGLSTAWSLSKRGHEVTLFEQAPRIPNPYAASGDQHRIIRRAYGGADGYARTITEAFEAWDELWADLGKRHYAACGVLGISQTEGDEGEEYREGLDRMASPYELYDATEAARRYPFIDAATIRYAYLSPEGGALFPARIAADLVRLLRERGVTLREGATVASADPDSGRIGLADGEVASFDRIVVSSGAWVLKLLPELADVLTTYRTAVAYLDPPADLKAAWQAAPVIVDVGGTVDGYVLPPVDGTGLKVGAGVHKRPRQPDEERDPRAGEGEQIRDYFSPPFARIAEYRVERAVTCAYTFTADRKFLSRQIGRVTVVSACSGHGYKFGAAVGRRVAAAVESGDQAGLLRWFRAE, from the coding sequence ATGAAGGTCGCGGTCGTCGGCGCCGGTATCGCCGGGCTTTCCACCGCCTGGTCGCTGAGCAAGCGCGGGCATGAGGTGACCCTGTTCGAACAGGCGCCGCGGATACCCAACCCCTACGCCGCGTCCGGCGACCAGCACCGCATCATTCGCCGCGCCTATGGTGGTGCCGACGGCTATGCCCGCACCATCACCGAGGCCTTCGAGGCCTGGGACGAACTCTGGGCCGATCTCGGCAAGCGCCACTACGCGGCTTGCGGCGTGCTCGGCATCTCCCAGACCGAGGGCGATGAGGGCGAAGAGTACCGCGAAGGCCTCGACCGCATGGCCTCGCCCTACGAGCTCTACGACGCCACCGAGGCCGCCCGGCGCTACCCCTTCATCGACGCAGCGACGATTCGCTACGCCTATCTCAGCCCCGAGGGCGGCGCGTTGTTTCCTGCCCGCATCGCAGCCGACTTGGTGCGCCTGCTACGCGAGCGCGGCGTCACCCTGCGCGAAGGAGCGACGGTGGCCTCGGCCGATCCCGATAGCGGCCGGATCGGCCTGGCCGATGGCGAGGTAGCGAGCTTCGACCGCATCGTGGTCAGCTCCGGCGCCTGGGTGCTGAAGCTCCTGCCGGAGCTTGCCGATGTGCTCACGACCTATCGGACCGCTGTCGCCTATCTCGACCCGCCGGCAGATTTGAAGGCAGCCTGGCAGGCGGCCCCCGTCATCGTCGATGTCGGCGGCACGGTCGACGGCTATGTTCTGCCGCCGGTCGATGGGACCGGCCTCAAGGTCGGGGCAGGCGTCCACAAGCGCCCGCGCCAGCCTGACGAGGAGCGCGATCCGCGGGCGGGCGAGGGCGAGCAGATCCGCGACTATTTCTCCCCGCCCTTCGCGCGCATTGCGGAGTACCGCGTCGAGCGCGCCGTGACCTGCGCCTACACCTTCACGGCGGATCGCAAGTTCCTGTCGCGTCAGATCGGCCGGGTGACGGTAGTCTCCGCCTGTTCCGGCCATGGCTACAAATTCGGTGCTGCGGTCGGCCGGCGCGTTGCGGCGGCCGTCGAAAGCGGCGATCAGGCCGGGCTGTTGCGCTGGTTCAGGGCCGAGTGA